In the Limanda limanda chromosome 1, fLimLim1.1, whole genome shotgun sequence genome, one interval contains:
- the upf2 gene encoding regulator of nonsense transcripts 2 isoform X3, producing MPAERKRSVNMDEKEVCSFTNKDKEKDRDGERRPASARDKAKDEAKMSGKKDGSKEEKRKRLEEEKKKKEEKERRKKEEEKQKAEEEQKKKEEEEKRLQEEEERKVQEEEARRLREEEAALLKEKEEGHQLHQEAWERHHCRKELRSKNQNAQEGRPEEAFFSRLDSSLKKNTAFVKKLRTLTEQQRDSLSNDFGSLNLSKYIGEAVSSVVEAKLKISDVGCSVHLCSLFHLRYSEFAPLLLQAWKRHFEARKEEKAPNVSKLRTDLRFIAELTIVGLFTDKEGLSLIYEQLKSIIGTDRDSHTHVSVVISFCKHCGDDIAGLMSRKVKAAADKFVLSFPPSEIINTEKQQPFQNLLREYFTSLTKHLKKDHRELQNIERQNRRILHSKGELSEDRHKQYEEFATSYQKLLANTQSLADLLDENMPDLPQDKTVQEEHGPGIDIFTPGKPGEYDLEGGIWEDEDARNFYENMVDLKAFVPAILFKDNEKSNQAKEKEEAKDGKEGKDTATTTEELELEALEALEITDEPLELEGADEVENEELTKKLLDEQEQEDEEANTGSHLKLIVDAFIQQLPNCVNRDLIDKAAMDFCMNMNTKSNRRKLVRALFTVPRQRLDLLPFYSRLVATLHPCMSDVAEDLCSMLKGDFRFHIRKKDQINIETKNKTVRFIGELAKFLMFTKTDTLHCLKMLLSDFTHHHIEMACTLLETSGRFLFRSPDSHLRTSVLLEQMMRKKQAQHLDARYVTMVENAYYYCNPPPMEKTVKKKRPPLHEYIRKLLYKDLSKVTTEKVLRQMRKLPWQDPDVKRYLICCMVNIWNVKYNSIHCVANLLAGLVAYQEDVGIHVVDGVLEDIRLGMEVNQPKFNQRRISSAKFLGELYNYRMVESAVIFRTLFSFIFFGVNPDGSPSLLDPPEHLFRFRMCCTLLDTCGQYFDRGSSKRKLDCFLIYFQRYIWWKKSVDVWTRDHPFPIDIDYMISDTLELLRPKMRISCSLEEATKQVADLEREVLVKLGLDMEKDGRSSAMSEGEGLDEEDDDGDDDEEGGAETEEQSGNESEMNEHEEDDGSENELGEREEEEEENTDYLTDSTKENETDEENNEVTLRGGGLKHVACAEDEDFIQALDKMMLENLQQRSGEAVKVHQLDVAIPLQLKSQLKKGGSGPPCIAEGDEDISDTMQFVMLTRKGNKQQYKILNVPLSSHLAANHFNQQQAEQEERMRMKKLTLDINERQEQEDYQEMMQSLAQRPAQANTNRERRPRYQHPKGAPNADLIFKTGGR from the exons ATGCCGGCTGAACGTAAGCGCTCAGTAAACATGGACGAAAAGGAAGTTTGCTCCTTCACTAACAAGGATaaagagaaggacagagatGGTGAGCGGCGACCGGCGTCTGCTCGAGACAAAGCAAAAGACGAGGCCAAAATGAGCGGTAAAAAAGACGGCAgcaaggaggagaagaggaagcggctggaagaggaaaaaaagaagaaagaggagaaggagcgaagaaagaaagaggaggaaaaacagaaagccgaggaggaacagaagaagaaggaggaggaagagaagagactgcaggaggaggaggaaaggaaagttCAAGAGGAGGAGGCCAGAAGACTACgtgaggaggaggctgctctCCTAAA ggaaaaggaggaggggcATCAGCTGCACCAGGAGGCCTGGGAGCGCCATCACTGCCGGAAGGAACTCCGCAGCAAGAACCAGAACGCCCAAGAGGGTCGGCCTGAAGAGGCCTTTTTCAGCCGCCTGGACTCCAGCCTCAAAAAGAACACGGCCTTCGTCAAGAAGCTGCGCACACTTACTGAACAGCAGCGGGATTCACTCTCCAATGACTTTGGATCCCTGAACCTCAGCAAGTACATCGGCGAGGCTGTGAGCTCTGTCGTGGAGGCCAAGCTGAAGATCTCTGATGTCGGCTGCTCTGTCCATCTGTGTTCCCTCTTCCACCTGCGCTACTCCGAGTTTGCTCCATTACTTTTGCAGGCGTGGAAGAGGCACTTTGAAgcaaggaaagaggaaaaggcGCCCAATGTGAGCAAGCTGCGCACAGATCTGCGCTTTATTGCAGAGCTCACAATCGTGGGCCTCTTCACGGACAAAGAGGGTCTCTCACTCATTTATGAACAGCTGAAGAGCATCATTGGGACCGACCGGGATTCGCACACTCACGTGTCGGTGGTCATCAGTTTCTGTAAGCACTGTGGGGATGACATCGCTGGTCTGATGTCCCGCAAGGTGAAAGCTGCTGCTGACAAGTTCGTCCTGTCCTTCCCCCCGAGTGAGATaatcaacacagagaaacagcagcCCTTCCAGAACCTTCTACGAGAATACTTTACCTCACTCACCAAACACCTGAAGAAGGACCACCGGGAGCTGCAGAACATTGAGAGGCAGAACAG GCGTATCCTACATTCCAAAGGGGAGCTGAGTGAAGACAGGCACAAGCAGTACGAAGAGTTTGCCACTTCCTACCAGAAGCTGCTGGCCAACACTCAGTCCCTGGCTGATCTGCTCGATGAGAACATGCCAGATCTGCCTCAGGACAAGACTGTGCAGGAGG AGCACGGTCCTGGCATTGATATCTTCACCCCTGGAAAGCCTGGAGAGTACGACCTGGAAGGAGGGATCTGGGAAGATGAAGATGCTCGTAACTTCTATGAGAACATGGTGGACCTGAAGGCCTTCGTCCCTGCCATCCTCTTCAAGGACAACGAGAAGAGCAACCAGGccaaagagaaggaggaggccaAAG ATGGGAAAGAAGGGAAGGACACGGCCACCACTACGGAGGAACTGGAGCTGGAGGCTCTGGAGGCTCTGGAAATCACGGACGAACCTCTGGAACTGGAGGGAGCAGACGAGGTGGAAAATGAGGAACTGACCAAAAAACTGCTGGATGAGCAag AGcaagaggatgaggaggccAACACAGGCTCCCACTTGAAGCTCATTGTGGACGCCTTCATCCAGCAGCTCCCCAACTGTGTGAACAGAGACCTCATAGATAAG GCTGCCATGGACTTCTGCATGAATATGAACACCAAATCGAACAGGAGGAAACTTGTCCGAGCCCTTTTCACTGTCCCCAGGCAGAG gTTGGATCTGCTCCCTTTCTACTCTCGGCTGGTGGCAACTCTTCACCCCTGCATGTCCGATGTGGCGGAGGACCTCTGCTCCATGTTGAAGGGAGACTTCAGGTTTCAC ATCCGGAAGAAGGACCAGATCAACAttgagacaaaaaataaaacagtcagATTCATCGGGGAACTGGCCAAATTTTTGATGTTCACAAAAACGGACACGCTTCATTGTCTCAAG ATGCTGCTGTCTGATTTCACCCATCACCACATCGAGATGGCCTGCACTCTGCTGGAGACCAGCGGCCGCTTCCTCTTCAGATCCCCTGACTCTCACCTGCGCACCAGTGTCCTGCTG GAGCAAATGATGCGCAAAAAGCAGGCTCAGCATCTGGATGCCCGCTACGTGACGATGGTGGAGAACGCCTACTACTACTGCAACCCCCCACCCATGGAGAAGacggtgaagaagaagaggccgCCGCTGCACGAGTACATCCGCAAGCTCCTCTACAAGGACCTGTCCAAGGTCACCACTGAGAAGGTGCTGAGGCAGATGCGCAAGCTGCCGTGGCAGGACCCAGATGTGAAGCGCTACCTGATCTGCTGCATGGTCAACATCTGGAACGTCAAGTACAACAGCATCCACTGTGTGGCCAACCTGCTGGCCGGCCTGGTGGCCTACCAGGAGGACGTGGGGATTCACGTGGTGGACGGAGTCCTGGAGGACATCCGGCTGGGCATGGAG GTCAACCAGCCCAAGTTCAACCAGCGGCGCATCAGCAGCGCCAAGTTCCTGGGCGAGCTCTATAACTACCGCATGGTGGAGTCGGCCGTCATTTTCCGcaccctcttctccttcatcttcttcgGGGTGAATCCGGACGGCAGCCCCAGCCTCCTGGATCCTCCCGAGCACCTGTTCCGCTTCCGTATGTGCTGCACCCTGCTCGACACGTGCGGCCAGTACTTCGACCGAGGCTCCAGCAAGAGGAAGCTGGACTGTTTCCTCATCTACTTCCAG CGATACATCTGGTGGAAGAAGAGCGTGGACGTCTGGACGCGTGATCACCCGTTCCCCATCGACATCGACTACATGATCAGCGACACCCTGGAGCTGCTCCGGCCCAAGATGAGGATCAGCTGCTCGCTGGAGGAGGCCACCAAGCAGGTCGCTGACCTGGAGAGGGAGGTGCTCGTGAAACTAG gTCTGGACATGGAGAAGGATGGTCGCTCCAGCGCCATGAGCGAAGGGGAGGGGCTGGACGAGGAAGACGATGACGGCGATGACGATGAAGAGGGAGGCGCAGAGACCGAGGAGCAGTCGGGCAACGAGAGTGAGATGAACGAGCATGAGGAGGAT GATGGATCCGAGAACGAActaggggagagggaggaagaggaggaagagaacacCGACTACCTAACTGACTCCACTAAAGAAAACGAGACTGATGAGGAGAACAAT GAGGTGACCCTCCGCGGCGGTGGACTGAAGCACGTGGCCTGTGCTGAGGACGAGGACTTCATTCAGGCTCTGGATAAGATGATGCTGGAGAACCTGCAG CAGCGGAGTGGCGAGGCGGTGAAGGTGCACCAGCTGGACGTGGCCATTcccctgcagctgaagagtcagCTTAAGAAGGGCGGCAGCGGACCCCCGTGCATCGCCGAGGGAGACGAGGACATCTCAGACACCATGCAGTTTGTGATGTTGACACGCAAGGGCAACAAGCAGCAG TATAAGATCCTGAACGTGCCGCTGTCATCCCACCTGGCGGCGAACCACTTCAACCAGCAGCAGGCGGAACAGGAGGAGCGCATGAGGATGAAGAAACTCACCCTGGACATCAACgagagacaggagcaggaggactaCCAGG AGATGATGCAGTCCCTGGCTCAGCGTCCGGCTCAGGCCAACACAAACCGGGAGCGCCGGCCTCGGTACCAGCACCCGAAAGGCGCTCCCAACGCCGACCTCATCTTCAAGACGGGAGGAAGGTGA